The following coding sequences lie in one Allorhizobium pseudoryzae genomic window:
- a CDS encoding glycerate kinase type-2 family protein produces MTDTKALLRSMFETAINAARPGIVLPPALPPRPPTGRVVVIAVGKAAAAMAAAVEMVWGPCEGLALTRYGHGVPTQSIEVVEAAHPVPDKAGQDAARRILALAESLGAGDTLLFLISGGASALLSAPLSTITLDEKAALTHALLASGATITEMNSVRRHLSSVKGGRLAAAAHPARCLSFAISDVPGDRPEVIGSGPSVPDPTTQADARAVLAKYDIPAPPSITSVLADPFFETPKHDDPRLAHGQFKLIATPQMMLAAAQAAAPLPCHLLGDAIEGEAREVGRAFGGLARAVKEGKSAFMAPCILLSGGETTVTLPPKADGKTVGRGGRNVEFLMGLAGEIAGVEGIFALAGDTDGIDGAADVAGAYADWTTLERARTTGYPLGAAMAAYDGHGLFERLDDRIVTGPTHTNVNDFRAILIQS; encoded by the coding sequence ATGACAGACACCAAGGCCCTTCTGCGCAGCATGTTCGAGACGGCAATCAACGCGGCGCGGCCTGGCATTGTTCTGCCGCCGGCGCTGCCGCCGCGTCCCCCGACTGGTCGGGTCGTCGTCATTGCCGTTGGCAAGGCGGCGGCAGCCATGGCGGCGGCGGTCGAAATGGTCTGGGGGCCGTGCGAAGGATTGGCATTGACGCGCTATGGCCACGGCGTGCCGACGCAATCGATCGAGGTGGTGGAGGCGGCTCATCCTGTTCCGGACAAGGCGGGGCAGGACGCGGCGCGGCGCATTCTGGCGCTGGCCGAAAGTCTTGGTGCGGGCGACACGCTCCTGTTTCTGATCTCGGGTGGGGCCTCCGCGCTTTTGTCCGCTCCGCTTTCCACAATCACTCTGGACGAAAAGGCGGCGCTGACGCACGCCCTGTTGGCGAGCGGGGCGACGATCACCGAAATGAACAGCGTGCGCCGACATCTCTCGTCAGTGAAAGGCGGACGCCTTGCCGCCGCAGCCCATCCGGCCCGCTGTCTCTCCTTTGCCATATCCGATGTGCCGGGCGATCGACCGGAGGTGATAGGCTCAGGCCCGAGCGTGCCCGATCCTACGACGCAGGCCGACGCGCGCGCCGTGCTCGCCAAATATGACATCCCGGCACCGCCATCGATCACGTCCGTTCTGGCAGATCCTTTTTTCGAAACACCCAAGCATGACGACCCGCGTCTGGCCCATGGTCAATTCAAGCTCATTGCCACACCGCAAATGATGCTCGCCGCGGCCCAGGCGGCTGCGCCCCTGCCCTGTCATTTGCTCGGCGATGCTATTGAGGGCGAGGCGCGCGAGGTCGGCCGCGCCTTTGGGGGACTGGCGCGTGCCGTTAAGGAAGGCAAGTCCGCCTTCATGGCGCCCTGCATTCTTCTTTCCGGCGGTGAAACAACCGTCACGCTGCCGCCAAAGGCCGACGGAAAAACCGTGGGCAGAGGTGGCCGCAATGTCGAATTCCTGATGGGCCTTGCCGGCGAAATTGCCGGCGTCGAGGGCATCTTCGCGCTCGCCGGCGACACCGACGGGATCGATGGTGCCGCAGACGTCGCCGGCGCCTATGCGGATTGGACGACGCTCGAGCGCGCACGCACAACGGGCTACCCGCTTGGCGCGGCCATGGCGGCGTATGATGGGCACGGCCTCTTCGAGCGCCTGGACGACCGGATCGTCACCGGGCCAACCCATACCAATGTCAACGACTTTCGCGCCATCCTGATCCAGTCCTGA
- a CDS encoding LysR family transcriptional regulator: protein MRDLNLKATEYFEAAARLGSVTRAAEELGISPSAVSQQISLLEAQLGVKLFRREKRRLLLTLDGDRLFQTTTQAFGAIRNARSAVSFQRDRRNFVIRVSPSFGVRWLGPRVGAFCADNEEWNMRIDATPDFSAFETENVDVDLRYGLGTWSGVSVTPLMHDLVLPLCSPAYLERLRQIDPDPARQLAQARLIDSVKTLYRWDLWLASNQIHIPNVSYPLRFDRSSMSIEMAKQGGGIALDSVTLCLGELERGELVPFSTAFEVIDFPAYWFVCPSRHLNRRIVLRFFNWMMSACKNHDDSARAHLAGLGCRFRMGLPTDLIDVKPWGL from the coding sequence ATGCGTGATCTCAATCTCAAGGCAACCGAATATTTCGAAGCGGCCGCCCGACTGGGCAGCGTGACCAGGGCGGCGGAGGAACTGGGCATTTCCCCTTCCGCAGTGAGCCAGCAAATATCGCTTCTCGAGGCACAACTCGGGGTGAAACTCTTTCGGCGCGAGAAACGCAGGCTGCTGCTGACGCTTGACGGAGACCGACTTTTTCAGACAACAACACAAGCCTTCGGGGCCATCCGCAATGCGCGCTCGGCAGTCTCCTTCCAGCGAGACCGACGCAATTTCGTCATTCGCGTCAGTCCCAGTTTCGGGGTGCGGTGGCTTGGGCCGCGCGTCGGCGCCTTCTGCGCGGACAATGAAGAATGGAACATGCGCATCGATGCCACGCCCGACTTTTCGGCTTTTGAAACGGAAAATGTCGATGTGGACCTCCGCTATGGCCTCGGCACCTGGAGCGGGGTTTCCGTGACGCCTCTGATGCATGATCTGGTCCTGCCGTTGTGCAGCCCGGCCTATCTGGAGCGGCTGCGACAGATCGATCCGGATCCCGCCCGCCAGCTGGCACAGGCGCGGCTGATCGACAGTGTGAAGACACTTTATCGCTGGGACCTTTGGCTTGCCTCCAACCAGATCCATATTCCGAACGTGAGTTACCCCTTACGCTTCGACCGATCGTCCATGTCGATCGAAATGGCAAAGCAGGGCGGAGGCATCGCGCTTGACAGCGTTACGCTCTGCCTCGGAGAACTGGAGCGTGGCGAGCTTGTGCCGTTCTCGACGGCCTTCGAAGTCATCGACTTCCCCGCCTATTGGTTCGTCTGTCCGTCACGGCATCTGAACAGACGGATTGTCCTGCGCTTTTTCAACTGGATGATGTCGGCCTGCAAGAACCACGACGATTCTGCCCGTGCGCATCTAGCAGGCCTGGGCTGCCGGTTCCGCATGGGGTTACCCACCGATCTCATCGACGTCAAACCCTGGGGTCTGTGA
- a CDS encoding transketolase: MNLASSPVARSNVSLALRAWNIRRKALLMGQVQGQGYIGQALGIADVLAASYFHALEYRSEDPEWEGRDRFLLSIGHYAIALYAVLMEAGLLPEEELETYGMDDSRMPMSGMASYTPGMEITGGSLGHGLGIAVGMAMGLKRKSNKAFVYNLMSDGELGEGSTWEAAMSGAHHKLDNLICLVDFNNQQADGKSTEMLCSEPLTEKWQAFGWHAQRVDGNDLAAVVAAFDAARDLTQAKPRVIIFDTTMCKGVPFLESREITHFVRVDADEWDKALAVLEEGKPA, encoded by the coding sequence ATGAATTTGGCAAGCAGCCCGGTGGCGCGTTCCAACGTGTCGCTGGCACTTCGGGCATGGAATATCCGGCGCAAGGCCCTTCTTATGGGCCAAGTTCAAGGCCAGGGCTACATCGGCCAGGCGCTCGGCATTGCGGATGTTCTGGCCGCCTCCTATTTCCACGCGCTTGAATACCGCTCCGAAGATCCGGAATGGGAGGGACGCGACCGCTTCCTCCTGTCGATCGGTCACTATGCCATCGCACTCTATGCCGTGTTGATGGAAGCAGGCCTCCTGCCCGAGGAAGAGCTGGAAACCTATGGCATGGATGACAGCCGCATGCCGATGTCGGGCATGGCATCCTACACGCCAGGCATGGAAATCACCGGCGGTTCGCTCGGACACGGATTGGGCATCGCCGTCGGCATGGCCATGGGCCTGAAGCGCAAGAGCAACAAGGCATTCGTCTACAATCTCATGTCGGATGGTGAACTGGGTGAAGGATCGACGTGGGAAGCCGCCATGTCGGGCGCGCATCACAAGCTCGACAACCTGATCTGCCTTGTCGATTTCAACAACCAGCAGGCCGACGGCAAGTCGACCGAGATGCTCTGCTCCGAGCCGCTGACGGAAAAGTGGCAAGCCTTCGGCTGGCACGCCCAGCGAGTCGATGGCAACGATCTTGCCGCCGTCGTCGCCGCATTCGATGCCGCGCGTGACCTCACGCAAGCCAAGCCCCGCGTCATCATCTTCGACACGACCATGTGCAAGGGCGTGCCCTTTCTGGAAAGCCGGGAAATCACCCATTTCGTTCGCGTTGACGCCGATGAATGGGACAAGGCGCTTGCAGTTCTGGAAGAAGGAAAGCCCGCATGA
- a CDS encoding transketolase family protein produces MTLASMARKYEARKLPEGERQATSAMIASLAAEGYATVAAPFGQALIEAAQKDERIVGLTADLGKYTDLHVFANAMPDRFYQMGMAEQVLMSAAAGLAREGFLPFATTYAVFASRRAYDFIAMAIAEENLPVKIVCALPGLTTGYGPSHQATEDIAIFRGLPNMTIIDPCDADDILGMVPEMCAHQGPVYARLLRGKVPSVLRKHKPDYKFKLGKAQPIREGRDVLVISTGLMTMRALDAAVKLAEDKVDVAVLHCPTIKPLDLETIAAEASRGGRLVVTAENHTVVGGLGEAVAAGLLSRGIAPKFRMIGLPDQFLEAGALPTLHDMYGLSVDKVAQKIREWL; encoded by the coding sequence ATGACGCTCGCATCCATGGCTCGCAAATACGAAGCCCGCAAGCTTCCCGAGGGCGAACGCCAGGCAACCTCTGCGATGATCGCATCGCTGGCCGCCGAAGGCTACGCCACCGTGGCCGCTCCGTTCGGACAGGCCCTTATCGAGGCCGCTCAGAAAGATGAACGCATCGTTGGTCTCACGGCCGATCTCGGCAAATATACCGATCTGCATGTCTTCGCCAATGCCATGCCGGACCGTTTCTATCAGATGGGCATGGCCGAGCAGGTGCTGATGTCAGCGGCGGCCGGACTTGCACGTGAGGGTTTTCTGCCCTTTGCAACGACTTATGCCGTCTTTGCGTCGCGCCGCGCCTACGATTTCATTGCCATGGCGATTGCCGAGGAGAACCTTCCCGTTAAGATCGTCTGCGCCCTGCCAGGGCTTACGACCGGCTATGGTCCGAGCCACCAGGCCACCGAGGATATCGCCATCTTCCGTGGACTGCCCAATATGACGATCATCGATCCGTGCGACGCCGACGATATTCTCGGCATGGTGCCGGAAATGTGCGCCCATCAGGGCCCTGTCTATGCGCGACTTCTCCGGGGCAAAGTTCCTTCCGTGCTCAGGAAACACAAGCCCGATTACAAATTCAAGCTCGGCAAGGCCCAGCCGATCCGCGAGGGTCGAGATGTTCTCGTGATATCGACGGGCCTGATGACCATGCGTGCGCTGGACGCTGCCGTAAAGCTTGCCGAAGACAAGGTGGATGTGGCGGTCCTGCACTGCCCCACCATCAAGCCCCTCGACCTTGAAACGATCGCGGCGGAAGCCTCCAGGGGCGGGCGCCTCGTCGTGACCGCCGAAAACCATACGGTGGTGGGCGGATTGGGCGAGGCCGTCGCCGCAGGTCTTCTTTCTCGAGGGATCGCGCCGAAATTTCGCATGATCGGTCTGCCGGACCAGTTCCTTGAGGCAGGCGCGCTGCCAACCTTGCACGACATGTACGGACTTTCGGTCGATAAGGTGGCGCAGAAAATTCGGGAATGGCTCTGA
- a CDS encoding SDR family NAD(P)-dependent oxidoreductase: protein MGLLKGKFAIITGAASARGLGKATARLFAEHGATVAILDLNADAAMAAASDLGPDHVGLACNVTDKAVCEAAVAGLEKRWGRIDILVNNAGITQPLKIMDIEPSNYDAVLDVNLRGTLYMSQAAIPGMRERKSGSIVNLSSVSAQRGGGIFGGPHYSAAKAGVLGLTKAMARELAPSQVRVNAICPGFIATDITDGKLTPDMLEKIVEGIPLGRAGEASDVAGCALFLASDLSAYCTGTEVDVNGGSLIH, encoded by the coding sequence ATGGGTCTACTGAAGGGAAAATTCGCGATTATCACGGGGGCTGCGTCGGCACGCGGGCTTGGAAAGGCAACGGCAAGGCTGTTTGCCGAGCATGGGGCGACGGTTGCAATCCTCGACCTGAACGCCGATGCCGCAATGGCCGCAGCCTCGGACCTGGGTCCTGATCATGTCGGTCTTGCCTGCAACGTGACCGACAAGGCGGTCTGCGAGGCAGCCGTGGCGGGACTCGAAAAGCGCTGGGGTCGCATCGACATCCTCGTCAACAATGCCGGCATCACGCAACCGCTGAAGATCATGGATATCGAACCGTCGAATTACGATGCCGTGCTCGACGTGAACCTGCGCGGCACGCTTTACATGAGCCAGGCGGCCATTCCGGGCATGCGCGAGCGCAAATCCGGCTCGATCGTCAATCTGAGTTCGGTGTCTGCTCAGCGCGGCGGCGGTATCTTCGGCGGACCGCATTATTCGGCGGCGAAGGCGGGCGTGCTTGGCCTCACAAAGGCAATGGCGCGGGAGCTTGCTCCGTCTCAGGTCCGGGTGAATGCCATCTGCCCCGGCTTTATCGCGACTGACATCACGGACGGCAAGCTCACACCGGACATGCTCGAAAAGATCGTCGAGGGCATACCGCTGGGCCGTGCGGGAGAGGCCTCGGATGTTGCCGGTTGCGCATTGTTTCTTGCGTCGGATCTTTCGGCTTATTGCACGGGTACCGAAGTGGACGTGAACGGTGGTTCCTTGATCCACTAG
- a CDS encoding TRAP transporter substrate-binding protein, translated as MKSSCITAVALAATLSASGAFADQITFAHGANPGNPRFVAAEEWGKIYAECTGGKTKVDVAPSATLGDDVELLTSAIGGVINVTANSQGAVSQVVPEVGLLGLPFLFKDLPAAWKVLDGPVGQMLDDRAQKHGLKILGFWDNGIRQVSTLKGTVKEPADLKGIKIRTPPDQMTIDIFTALGAAPAPLAFSELPTALQSGVFDAQENPLTNIYSSKIYQITKNITMTGHKYESTPVVAGLAWWNELDNAGQDCALKATAEAGKMQRDLSLEGDQTLRPKMEAEGVVFAEADHDAYVKATASVYDKYAKQYPEIVDMLKKAAGQ; from the coding sequence ATGAAATCGAGCTGCATAACCGCTGTTGCACTGGCAGCGACTTTGTCCGCGAGCGGCGCGTTCGCCGACCAGATCACCTTTGCGCATGGCGCGAATCCGGGAAACCCCCGGTTCGTGGCTGCCGAGGAATGGGGCAAGATCTACGCCGAATGCACGGGCGGCAAGACCAAGGTTGATGTCGCTCCGTCGGCAACGCTGGGTGACGACGTGGAATTGCTGACCTCGGCGATCGGCGGCGTCATCAATGTGACGGCCAACAGCCAGGGCGCAGTCTCGCAGGTCGTGCCGGAAGTCGGCCTTCTGGGCCTGCCTTTCCTCTTCAAGGATTTGCCTGCGGCCTGGAAGGTCCTCGATGGCCCTGTCGGTCAGATGCTCGACGATCGCGCCCAAAAACACGGCCTGAAAATCCTGGGATTCTGGGATAATGGCATCCGCCAGGTCAGCACCCTCAAGGGTACGGTCAAGGAACCAGCCGACCTGAAGGGGATCAAGATCCGCACACCGCCAGACCAGATGACCATCGACATCTTCACAGCTCTGGGTGCGGCGCCTGCGCCGCTGGCCTTCTCGGAATTGCCGACGGCCTTGCAGTCCGGCGTCTTCGATGCGCAGGAAAATCCGCTGACCAACATCTACTCGTCGAAGATCTACCAGATCACCAAAAACATCACGATGACCGGCCACAAATATGAAAGCACGCCGGTTGTCGCGGGTCTGGCCTGGTGGAATGAGCTGGACAACGCGGGACAGGACTGCGCGCTCAAGGCCACAGCGGAAGCCGGGAAAATGCAACGCGATCTCTCGCTGGAAGGCGACCAGACGCTGCGTCCTAAGATGGAAGCGGAAGGCGTTGTCTTCGCCGAAGCCGATCATGACGCCTATGTGAAGGCGACGGCCTCGGTCTACGACAAATACGCCAAGCAATATCCTGAGATCGTCGACATGCTTAAGAAGGCAGCGGGGCAATAA
- a CDS encoding TRAP transporter small permease, with protein MAPLIRFMLRLKMVLDWSGRVIAAVSLSALFVVLLVNVVLRYFFNSGIAWAYEIHGLLLPWLVAGGLLMAAAHGRNIAVTLLPEMLGPQWYRPIMVAVHLCALVICVSVLSSSSPILRAAQYQMYSTMPISQIWGYYSIIYAFGGMAFIATADALALLLGHAVTEIDVSNSSLS; from the coding sequence ATGGCCCCCCTCATCCGGTTCATGCTCCGCCTGAAGATGGTGTTGGACTGGAGCGGTCGCGTTATCGCCGCCGTCTCCCTCAGCGCTCTCTTCGTCGTTCTGCTGGTCAATGTGGTCCTGCGTTATTTCTTTAATTCGGGCATCGCATGGGCCTATGAGATCCACGGACTGTTGCTTCCGTGGCTTGTGGCGGGCGGCCTACTGATGGCGGCCGCACATGGCCGAAACATTGCAGTGACGCTGTTGCCGGAAATGCTCGGACCGCAATGGTATCGGCCGATCATGGTGGCGGTTCACCTCTGCGCCTTGGTCATCTGCGTCAGCGTTCTTAGCTCCAGCTCGCCCATCTTGCGCGCGGCGCAATACCAGATGTATTCGACCATGCCGATCAGCCAGATTTGGGGCTATTACAGCATCATCTACGCATTCGGCGGGATGGCTTTCATTGCCACCGCAGATGCTCTTGCACTCCTGCTTGGGCACGCCGTCACTGAAATCGATGTCAGCAATTCCAGCCTGAGCTGA
- a CDS encoding TRAP transporter large permease: MSAVMIWVFMILLAIAVPVAHAMLGGVAAALWLADRPLAVITQRLFSTTQSFPMLAVPFFILAGSLMMSGRFGVYLVNIARLLVGNFKGGLGQVSIIGSVMFGGVSGSAVADATAMGNALIPVQREAGYPRGFSAAINASSSTIAVLIPPSIPLILFGLVSNVSITDLFVAGIVPGLLLGFGMSVAVWWVARKENLPRAPLAGGFKAFRGEILTALPALFMPFFVIGTLRFGVATPTEVSVMAVAYALLISGVVYRDLSFRTLWRAACETALMTGAVMFIIMASSTIQWLLTAEQVPQHLAAWVTSYFSEKWMIILAMNIVMLIVGCFLDLPAAVLLLGPLFVTIGSAIHLDLVQLGLMMVVNLSIGLYTPPVGTTLFISSAIAKSGIGETVKALAPFYAVAVAVLLAMSYFPMLTIY; this comes from the coding sequence ATGTCTGCCGTAATGATATGGGTCTTCATGATCCTACTGGCCATCGCAGTGCCCGTGGCCCATGCCATGCTTGGCGGTGTGGCTGCAGCGCTTTGGCTCGCGGATCGCCCGCTGGCCGTCATCACCCAACGGCTGTTCTCGACGACACAAAGCTTTCCGATGCTTGCGGTGCCGTTCTTCATCCTCGCGGGCAGCTTGATGATGTCGGGCCGCTTCGGCGTCTATCTCGTCAATATCGCGCGTCTTCTCGTGGGGAACTTCAAAGGCGGCCTCGGTCAGGTATCGATTATCGGATCGGTCATGTTCGGAGGCGTGTCGGGGTCTGCCGTTGCCGATGCCACGGCCATGGGAAATGCCCTGATTCCAGTGCAGCGCGAAGCGGGCTATCCGCGCGGGTTTTCGGCGGCGATCAATGCCTCCTCGTCAACGATTGCCGTGCTTATCCCGCCTTCGATCCCGCTCATTCTCTTCGGTCTTGTCTCCAATGTCTCCATAACCGACCTTTTCGTGGCGGGTATTGTGCCCGGCCTCCTTCTGGGTTTCGGCATGTCGGTTGCGGTCTGGTGGGTCGCGCGCAAAGAGAACCTGCCGCGCGCGCCGCTGGCTGGAGGCTTCAAGGCATTTCGCGGTGAAATCCTTACAGCGCTCCCGGCACTTTTCATGCCCTTCTTCGTCATTGGAACGCTGCGTTTCGGCGTTGCGACGCCGACAGAAGTCAGCGTCATGGCCGTAGCCTATGCTCTCCTGATCAGCGGCGTGGTCTATCGCGACCTGAGCTTTCGAACACTATGGCGCGCAGCCTGCGAAACCGCGCTCATGACGGGTGCTGTCATGTTCATCATCATGGCATCATCGACCATTCAATGGCTGCTGACCGCCGAACAGGTTCCTCAGCATCTTGCGGCCTGGGTTACGTCCTACTTCAGCGAGAAGTGGATGATCATTCTGGCGATGAACATTGTCATGCTGATCGTCGGATGCTTCCTCGATCTTCCCGCAGCCGTCCTGCTGCTTGGCCCGCTCTTCGTCACGATCGGTAGCGCCATTCACCTGGACCTCGTGCAGCTCGGCTTGATGATGGTGGTGAACCTGTCCATCGGACTTTACACGCCTCCTGTCGGTACGACGCTTTTCATTTCCTCCGCCATCGCCAAAAGCGGCATCGGTGAGACGGTCAAGGCACTTGCGCCATTCTATGCGGTTGCGGTTGCCGTGCTGTTGGCCATGTCTTACTTTCCGATGCTCACTATTTATTGA
- a CDS encoding IS5 family transposase: MPFKHNASRRHRIGKMKFKVTNWREYEAGLRRRGSLTLWLTPEALSCWQAPKRTTRGGQPRYSDLAIETALTLGLVFGLRLRQTEGLLTSVLKLMGLDLPVPDHTTLSRRASRLRVPDKRHNDRIPQKGPIHVLIDSTGLQVYGAGQWLEEKHSVKSRRGWRKLHLALDADSGDIIAHVMTDQEAGDTSQVGPLLDQMIDTPIGQFTADGAYDGDPTYGALTNHSPDAAVIIPPRANAVKQPDADPSSQRARHIAAINADGRMKWQAATGYGKRSLVETAIGRYKSIIGRRLRARSFATQQTEVAIGCAVLNRMLACARPKSVRCTKANP; encoded by the coding sequence ATGCCTTTCAAACACAACGCCAGCCGCCGGCATCGTATCGGCAAGATGAAGTTTAAGGTGACGAACTGGCGGGAATACGAGGCAGGCCTGCGTCGGCGTGGCAGCCTAACCCTTTGGCTGACGCCGGAGGCACTATCGTGCTGGCAGGCACCAAAGCGGACAACACGCGGTGGCCAGCCCCGCTACTCCGATCTGGCGATCGAGACGGCACTGACGCTTGGTTTGGTGTTTGGGCTGCGGCTGCGCCAGACGGAAGGTTTGCTGACTTCGGTACTGAAGCTGATGGGCCTGGATCTCCCCGTTCCCGACCATACGACCCTGAGCCGTCGAGCCAGTAGGCTGAGAGTGCCGGACAAGCGGCACAATGATCGCATCCCTCAGAAGGGGCCCATCCACGTCCTGATCGATAGCACCGGCTTGCAAGTCTACGGCGCGGGGCAGTGGCTGGAGGAAAAGCATAGTGTCAAATCCCGCAGAGGTTGGCGAAAACTGCACCTAGCGCTGGATGCCGACAGCGGCGACATCATCGCACACGTCATGACCGATCAGGAGGCCGGCGACACTTCACAGGTTGGGCCGCTGCTCGATCAGATGATCGACACGCCGATTGGCCAGTTCACCGCGGATGGCGCCTATGATGGCGATCCGACCTATGGCGCCCTTACCAATCACAGTCCTGACGCGGCGGTGATCATTCCGCCACGCGCCAATGCTGTGAAGCAACCTGACGCTGATCCCTCCAGTCAACGAGCCCGTCATATAGCCGCGATCAACGCCGACGGTCGGATGAAGTGGCAGGCCGCGACCGGCTACGGGAAAAGATCTTTGGTCGAGACGGCGATCGGCCGTTACAAATCAATCATCGGACGGCGGCTGCGGGCGCGCTCATTCGCGACCCAGCAGACGGAAGTCGCCATCGGCTGCGCTGTCCTCAATCGCATGCTGGCCTGCGCACGCCCGAAATCCGTCCGCTGCACAAAAGCTAACCCATAG
- the tnpB gene encoding IS66 family insertion sequence element accessory protein TnpB (TnpB, as the term is used for proteins encoded by IS66 family insertion elements, is considered an accessory protein, since TnpC, encoded by a neighboring gene, is a DDE family transposase.) encodes MIGPSGNVRVYLACGVTDMRRGIDGLSALVETVVKEAPGSGAIFGFRGKRADRIKLLWWDGQGFCLFYKILERGGFGAWVVERTELRL; translated from the coding sequence ATGATCGGGCCATCGGGGAATGTGCGGGTCTATCTGGCCTGCGGGGTGACCGATATGCGGCGTGGCATTGATGGTCTGTCCGCGCTGGTCGAGACGGTCGTGAAGGAGGCGCCTGGCTCGGGCGCGATCTTCGGCTTCCGCGGAAAGCGCGCTGACCGGATCAAGCTTCTGTGGTGGGACGGCCAGGGGTTTTGCCTGTTCTACAAGATTTTGGAGCGTGGGGGCTTTGGTGCGTGGGTCGTTGAAAGAACGGAACTCCGTCTTTGA
- the tnpA gene encoding IS66-like element accessory protein TnpA yields the protein MARMEIMSGTERRRRWSDEAKLRILAEADEPGAHIGDVARRHDIHPGQIRLWRQSFSYADRPTVFLPVEITQEVGVGQASSAATRPAIVEILLRNGRRLTVPADVELKLLGPLVACVEAV from the coding sequence ATGGCTCGCATGGAGATCATGTCCGGTACCGAGCGCAGACGGCGTTGGTCGGACGAGGCGAAGCTGAGGATACTTGCGGAAGCTGATGAGCCCGGTGCTCACATTGGCGATGTGGCGCGCCGGCATGACATTCATCCGGGCCAGATCCGCTTATGGCGGCAATCATTCAGCTATGCCGATCGGCCGACGGTGTTCCTCCCGGTGGAGATCACCCAGGAGGTTGGCGTAGGCCAGGCTTCTAGCGCGGCAACGAGGCCGGCGATCGTCGAGATCTTGCTCCGAAACGGTCGGCGCTTGACGGTTCCGGCTGACGTTGAGTTGAAGCTGCTTGGTCCGCTGGTCGCTTGCGTGGAGGCGGTATGA